From Streptomyces sp. TLI_053, a single genomic window includes:
- a CDS encoding TetR/AcrR family transcriptional regulator: protein MTTEPTEPTELPLADGPPPRERADAARNRAKVLAAAERLFADGDPAAVTMDDIARAAGIGRGTLYRRYPDRASIARALLDEHERALQEKLLRGAPPLGPGDPGAGGDPAPADRLAAFYAAMVELLETHVHLVLGAETGEARYRTGAHAFWRLHVSHLVREAGRPDPEVLADQLLAPLAPELFRHQRAAGVTPERITAGLAALAHGVLGRG from the coding sequence ATGACCACCGAGCCGACCGAGCCGACCGAGCTCCCCCTGGCCGACGGCCCGCCGCCGCGCGAGCGGGCCGACGCCGCCCGCAACCGGGCCAAGGTGCTGGCCGCCGCCGAGCGGCTCTTCGCCGACGGCGACCCGGCCGCCGTCACCATGGACGACATCGCCCGGGCCGCCGGCATCGGCCGCGGCACGCTCTACCGCCGCTACCCCGACCGCGCCTCGATCGCCCGCGCCCTGCTCGACGAGCACGAGCGCGCCCTCCAGGAGAAGCTGCTGCGCGGCGCGCCCCCGCTCGGCCCCGGCGACCCGGGCGCCGGGGGCGACCCCGCCCCGGCCGACCGGCTGGCCGCCTTCTACGCCGCGATGGTCGAACTGCTGGAGACCCACGTCCACCTGGTGCTCGGTGCCGAGACCGGCGAGGCCCGCTACCGGACCGGCGCCCACGCGTTCTGGCGGCTGCACGTCTCCCACCTGGTGCGCGAGGCCGGCCGGCCGGACCCGGAGGTCCTGGCCGACCAGCTGCTCGCCCCGCTCGCCCCGGAGCTGTTCCGCCACCAGCGCGCGGCCGGCGTCACCCCCGAGCGGATCACGGCCGGCCTCGCCGCCCTGGCCCACGGCGTGCTGGGCCGGGGCTGA
- a CDS encoding NAD(P)H-dependent oxidoreductase, whose protein sequence is MSHLLHLDSSARTDSFTRRLGAAFADAWRAGGGEVTHRDLAADPVPPIREGWTTICDTLQREEITDIARYAEAVRTDQEREAWAVVRPLLDELVAADAVLVGAPMYNYGIPSALKAWIDQVTFPRMVLAPRKFVVVAARGGAYGPGTPREPYDHNGRYLTDFFRGHYAVEDTEVIAAELVNSLVDPALAGRAAQHRESVADALYRAGEIGTKLVGYRIPRED, encoded by the coding sequence GTGTCCCACCTCCTGCACCTCGACAGCAGCGCGCGCACCGATTCCTTCACCCGCCGCCTCGGCGCCGCCTTCGCCGACGCCTGGCGCGCCGGCGGGGGCGAGGTCACCCACCGCGACCTCGCCGCCGACCCCGTCCCGCCGATCCGCGAGGGCTGGACCACCATCTGCGACACCCTCCAGCGCGAGGAGATCACCGACATCGCCCGCTACGCCGAGGCGGTCCGCACGGATCAGGAGCGCGAAGCCTGGGCGGTCGTCCGGCCGCTGCTGGACGAACTCGTCGCCGCCGACGCCGTCCTGGTCGGCGCGCCGATGTACAACTACGGCATCCCGTCCGCGCTCAAGGCCTGGATCGACCAGGTCACCTTCCCCCGGATGGTGCTCGCCCCGCGCAAGTTCGTGGTGGTCGCCGCCCGCGGCGGCGCCTACGGCCCGGGCACCCCGCGCGAGCCCTACGACCACAACGGCCGCTACCTGACCGACTTCTTCCGCGGCCACTACGCGGTCGAGGACACCGAGGTGATCGCCGCCGAGCTCGTCAACTCCCTGGTCGACCCGGCCCTCGCCGGGCGGGCCGCCCAGCACCGCGAATCGGTGGCCGACGCGCTGTACCGGGCCGGCGAGATCGGCACCAAGCTGGTCGGCTACCGCATCCCGAGGGAGGACTGA
- a CDS encoding multidrug efflux SMR transporter has translation MPWLWLLLAGVVEVAWAQSIEPTRGFTRLPQSLLCLVLMLVAVFLLSRAMRDLPVGTGYAVFTGIGTVGTVLTALALRHEVPSPTTFAGLGLITAGLITVHLGAGAQ, from the coding sequence GTGCCGTGGCTCTGGCTGCTGCTCGCGGGGGTGGTGGAGGTCGCCTGGGCGCAGTCGATCGAACCGACCCGCGGATTCACCCGCCTCCCGCAGAGCCTGCTGTGCCTCGTGCTGATGCTGGTCGCGGTGTTCCTGCTCTCCCGCGCGATGCGGGACCTCCCGGTCGGCACCGGCTACGCGGTCTTCACCGGCATCGGCACCGTCGGCACCGTCCTGACCGCCCTCGCCCTCCGCCACGAGGTCCCGTCCCCGACCACCTTCGCCGGCCTCGGCCTGATCACGGCCGGCCTGATCACGGTGCACCTGGGGGCGGGGGCGCAGTGA
- a CDS encoding PIN domain-containing protein, which yields MILVDTGPLVATLAATDANHARCVRFFDSYSGDLLVTPYVVTEVCYLVERDMGSKAEAAFLRAVAAGELRQVETVDSDLLRMAELVEIYADFPLGATDASVIAVAERLGLTEIATLDRRHFSVVRPLHTSAFHLLPD from the coding sequence GTGATCCTGGTCGACACCGGCCCCTTGGTGGCCACTCTGGCCGCCACCGACGCCAACCACGCCCGATGTGTACGGTTCTTCGACAGCTACTCCGGCGACCTCCTGGTCACCCCGTACGTGGTCACCGAGGTCTGCTACCTCGTCGAACGCGATATGGGCAGCAAGGCCGAGGCCGCCTTCCTCCGTGCCGTCGCAGCCGGTGAGCTCCGACAGGTCGAGACCGTCGACAGTGATCTCCTCCGGATGGCCGAACTCGTCGAGATCTACGCCGACTTCCCGCTCGGCGCCACGGATGCCTCGGTGATCGCCGTCGCCGAGAGGCTCGGCCTGACAGAGATCGCCACTCTGGACCGTCGTCACTTCAGTGTCGTCCGCCCGCTCCACACCTCGGCCTTCCACCTCCTGCCGGACTGA
- a CDS encoding sirohydrochlorin chelatase codes for MTERRLSAAPATPVAAGGPALLLIAHGSRDPRHAAAVAALVPLLHRLRPHLDVATAYLDHCAPRIPQVVERLDGAAIAVPLLLNRAFHAKHDIPAALRTVGADLPLADVLGPSPLLLAALDRRLAEAAPELASPAARARTGVVLAAAGSSDPAADAVTRAVAAEWRRTRGWAAVEVAYASAGGPRVPDAVAALRRAPAVERVAVSPYLLAPGLLPDRIAQAATEAAADVLADVLAPTPELARLLLTRYDEARAAAGITIRTPTRTPRALTA; via the coding sequence ATGACCGAACGACGGCTGTCCGCCGCCCCCGCCACCCCGGTGGCGGCGGGCGGCCCCGCCCTGCTCCTGATCGCCCACGGCAGCCGCGACCCCCGGCACGCCGCCGCGGTGGCCGCCCTGGTCCCGCTGCTGCACCGGCTGCGCCCCCACCTGGACGTCGCCACCGCCTACCTGGACCACTGCGCACCGCGCATCCCGCAGGTGGTGGAGCGGCTCGACGGCGCCGCGATCGCCGTCCCGCTGCTGCTCAACCGGGCCTTCCACGCCAAGCACGACATCCCCGCCGCCCTCCGCACGGTCGGCGCCGACCTGCCGCTCGCGGACGTCCTCGGGCCGTCACCGCTGCTGCTCGCCGCCCTCGACCGCCGGCTCGCCGAGGCCGCGCCGGAGCTCGCCTCCCCCGCCGCCCGCGCCCGCACCGGCGTCGTGCTCGCCGCCGCCGGCTCCTCCGACCCGGCCGCCGACGCCGTCACCAGGGCGGTCGCCGCCGAATGGCGCCGCACCCGCGGCTGGGCCGCCGTCGAGGTCGCCTACGCCTCCGCCGGCGGGCCCCGCGTCCCGGACGCCGTCGCCGCCCTGCGCCGCGCCCCGGCCGTCGAACGGGTCGCCGTCTCCCCCTACCTGCTCGCCCCCGGCCTGCTCCCCGACCGCATCGCCCAGGCCGCCACCGAGGCCGCCGCCGACGTGCTGGCCGACGTGCTCGCCCCCACCCCGGAGCTCGCCCGCCTCCTCCTCACCCGCTACGACGAGGCCCGCGCGGCGGCCGGCATCACGATCCGCACGCCCACCCGCACTCCCCGAGCCCTCACGGCTTGA
- a CDS encoding ABC transporter permease: MASTDTTTKAGSGHGGTVADFAGVEAGLDALDAVVTQRNSTAETLRQKVLPPLLGVLLVLALWQGAYSLHVTSAYKLPSPLDVWHAAEDLWYQGTLFSIIWTSVWRGLSGFVVALLIGTPIGLLVSRVRPVRAAVGPVLSGLQSLPSVAWVPAAVIWLGINDSMMYAVILLGAVPSIANGLVAGIDQVPPLFLRAGRTIGATGLAGARHILLPAALPGYLAGLKQGWAFSWRSLMAAELVASSPDLGLGLGRFLENQREFSDMAGVLLGIILILFVGIAIELLVFTPVERRVLRNRGLLAAVK; the protein is encoded by the coding sequence ATGGCCAGCACTGACACCACCACCAAGGCCGGATCGGGCCACGGCGGTACGGTCGCCGACTTCGCCGGCGTCGAGGCCGGACTGGACGCGCTCGACGCGGTCGTCACCCAGCGCAACTCCACCGCCGAAACGCTGCGGCAGAAGGTCCTGCCGCCGCTGCTCGGCGTCCTCCTGGTGCTGGCCCTCTGGCAGGGCGCCTACAGCCTGCACGTCACCTCCGCCTACAAGCTCCCCAGCCCGCTCGACGTCTGGCACGCCGCCGAGGACCTCTGGTACCAGGGCACGCTGTTCTCGATCATCTGGACCAGCGTCTGGCGCGGCCTGTCCGGCTTCGTGGTCGCCCTGCTCATCGGCACCCCGATCGGCCTGCTCGTCTCCCGGGTCAGGCCGGTGCGCGCCGCGGTCGGCCCGGTGCTCTCCGGCCTCCAGTCGCTGCCCTCGGTCGCCTGGGTTCCCGCCGCGGTCATCTGGCTCGGCATCAACGACTCGATGATGTACGCCGTCATCCTGCTCGGCGCCGTCCCCTCGATCGCCAACGGCCTGGTCGCCGGCATCGACCAGGTGCCGCCGCTGTTCCTGCGGGCCGGCCGCACCATCGGCGCCACCGGCCTGGCCGGGGCCCGGCACATCCTGCTGCCGGCCGCGCTGCCCGGCTACCTCGCCGGACTCAAGCAGGGCTGGGCCTTCTCCTGGCGCTCGCTGATGGCCGCCGAACTCGTCGCCTCCTCCCCCGACCTGGGCCTCGGCCTCGGCCGGTTCCTGGAGAACCAGCGCGAGTTCTCCGACATGGCGGGCGTCCTGCTCGGCATCATCCTGATCCTGTTCGTCGGCATCGCCATCGAACTGCTGGTCTTCACCCCGGTCGAGCGCCGGGTCCTGCGCAACCGCGGCCTGCTGGCCGCCGTCAAGTGA
- a CDS encoding ABC transporter ATP-binding protein, with product MSPALTTSNDAGGVGTLDGAPAVRISNVHKTFGRPGAQTHVLDDITLDVAPGEFVTLLGASGCGKSTLLNLVAGLDKPTAGSIEVPGGRPALMFQEHALFPWLTAGKNIELALKLAGVPRADRRPEAERLLELVRLQGSYGKRVHELSGGMRQRVAMARALAQGSQVLLMDEPFAALDAITRDVLHNEITRIWAEQKLSVLFVTHNVREAVRLAQRVVLLSSRPGRVAREWTIDLPQPRRIESAGVADLSIEITEELRGEIRRHGQH from the coding sequence ATGAGCCCGGCACTGACCACCTCGAACGACGCCGGCGGCGTCGGCACCCTCGACGGTGCCCCCGCCGTCCGGATCTCGAACGTGCACAAGACCTTCGGCCGCCCCGGCGCGCAGACCCACGTCCTGGACGACATCACCCTCGACGTCGCCCCGGGCGAGTTCGTCACGCTGCTCGGCGCCTCGGGCTGCGGCAAGTCCACCCTGCTCAACCTGGTCGCCGGCCTCGACAAGCCCACCGCGGGCAGCATCGAGGTCCCCGGCGGACGCCCCGCGCTGATGTTCCAGGAGCACGCGCTCTTCCCCTGGCTCACCGCCGGCAAGAACATCGAACTCGCCCTCAAGCTCGCCGGCGTGCCCCGCGCCGACCGCCGTCCCGAGGCCGAGCGCCTGCTCGAACTCGTCCGCCTCCAGGGCTCCTACGGCAAGCGGGTGCACGAGCTCTCCGGCGGCATGCGCCAGCGCGTCGCGATGGCCCGCGCCCTCGCCCAGGGCAGCCAGGTGCTGCTGATGGACGAGCCGTTCGCCGCCCTCGACGCCATCACCCGCGACGTCCTGCACAACGAGATCACCCGGATCTGGGCCGAGCAGAAGCTGTCCGTCCTCTTCGTCACCCACAACGTGCGGGAGGCCGTCCGGCTCGCCCAGCGCGTGGTGCTGCTCTCCTCCCGCCCCGGGCGGGTCGCCCGCGAGTGGACGATCGACCTCCCGCAGCCCCGCCGGATCGAGTCCGCCGGCGTGGCGGACCTGTCCATCGAGATCACCGAAGAACTGCGTGGGGAGATCCGCCGCCATGGCCAGCACTGA
- a CDS encoding aliphatic sulfonate ABC transporter substrate-binding protein: MAPNQALSHGHDPHPTVRPRAGRIRRSAVTVVAGLTAVALLSACSYGSKNDDKKTNTAAPAADSASSGAAAKLSADTVRIGYFANLTHGTPLVGLQDGIFQKELGATQIKTQVFNAGPAEIEALNAGSIDIGWIGPSPAINGFTKSEGKSLKIIGGSASGGVKLVANPDKVASLDDLKGKKIATPQLGNTQDVALLNYLAGKGFKVDAQSGAGDVSVVRSDNKVTPDAYKQGSIDAAWVPEPTASKLVTLGAKVLLNEKDIWPDKKFVITNIIVSQKFLTEHPDVVEAVLRGSVTTNAYIKANPDKAKATANEAIKKEAGNALEPAILDPAWADIDFLDDPLASTLQTEADNAVTAGLLKKPNLNGIYDLSLLNKVLKEKGQSPVADAGLGAK, translated from the coding sequence ATGGCACCGAACCAGGCACTGTCGCACGGCCACGACCCGCATCCGACCGTTCGCCCCCGCGCCGGCCGGATCAGACGCTCCGCAGTGACCGTCGTGGCCGGTCTCACCGCCGTCGCACTGCTCTCCGCGTGCAGCTACGGTTCCAAGAACGACGACAAGAAGACCAACACCGCCGCCCCCGCCGCCGATTCCGCCTCCAGCGGGGCCGCGGCCAAGCTCTCCGCGGACACCGTGCGGATCGGCTACTTCGCCAACCTCACCCACGGCACCCCGCTGGTCGGCCTCCAGGACGGCATATTCCAGAAGGAGCTGGGCGCCACCCAGATCAAGACCCAGGTCTTCAACGCCGGCCCGGCCGAGATCGAGGCGCTCAACGCCGGCTCCATCGACATCGGCTGGATCGGCCCCTCCCCGGCGATCAACGGCTTCACCAAGTCCGAGGGCAAGTCGCTGAAGATCATCGGCGGTTCGGCCTCCGGCGGCGTCAAGCTGGTCGCCAACCCGGACAAGGTCGCCTCGCTGGACGACCTCAAGGGCAAGAAGATCGCCACCCCGCAGCTGGGCAACACCCAGGACGTGGCGCTGCTCAACTACCTGGCCGGCAAGGGCTTCAAGGTCGACGCCCAGTCCGGCGCCGGCGACGTCAGCGTGGTCCGCTCCGACAACAAGGTCACCCCGGACGCCTACAAGCAGGGCTCCATCGACGCCGCCTGGGTGCCCGAGCCGACCGCCTCCAAGCTGGTCACCCTCGGCGCGAAGGTCCTCCTCAACGAGAAGGACATCTGGCCGGACAAGAAGTTCGTGATCACCAACATCATCGTCTCGCAGAAGTTCCTCACCGAGCACCCCGACGTGGTCGAGGCCGTACTGCGCGGCTCGGTGACCACCAACGCCTACATCAAGGCCAACCCGGACAAGGCCAAGGCCACCGCCAACGAGGCGATCAAGAAGGAGGCCGGCAACGCCCTGGAGCCGGCCATCCTCGACCCGGCCTGGGCCGACATCGACTTCCTGGACGACCCGCTGGCCTCCACCCTGCAGACCGAGGCGGACAACGCGGTCACCGCGGGCCTGCTCAAGAAGCCGAACCTGAACGGCATCTACGACCTCTCCCTGCTCAACAAGGTGCTGAAGGAGAAGGGGCAGAGCCCCGTCGCGGACGCCGGCCTCGGCGCCAAGTAG
- a CDS encoding GTP-binding protein: protein MSTTQTGTTPTGTATSLLRFATAGSVDDGKSTLVGRLLHDSKSVLADQLEAVERASLSRGQEAPDLALLTDGLRAEREQGITIDVAYRYFATPRRRFVLADTPGHVQYTRNMVTGASTAELAVVLVDARNGVVEQTRRHAAVAALLRVPHVVLAVNKMDLVDYAEPVFAAIAAEFTAYAASLGIGDVLAVPISALAGDNVVEPSAHMDWYGGPTLLEHLETVPVGSDPSAEPTRFPVQYVIRPQTEEHPDYRGYAGQLASGVLRVGDPVTVLPSGHTTTVTGIDVLGRTTDIAWSPQSVTVRLAHDIDISRGDLIAAGPAPVPTKDIEATVSHLNERPLRAGDKVLLKHTTRTVRALVKEITYRIDIDTLERRSGADGLNVNDIGHVVLRTAEPLALDDYTDNRRTGSFLLIDPADGTTLTAGMAGEAFATAGSAGTDDSEPDEEDWV, encoded by the coding sequence ATGAGCACCACCCAGACCGGCACGACCCCGACCGGCACCGCCACCTCGCTGCTGCGCTTCGCCACCGCCGGCTCCGTCGACGACGGAAAGTCCACCCTGGTCGGCCGACTGCTGCACGACTCCAAGTCCGTGCTCGCCGACCAGCTGGAGGCCGTCGAACGCGCCTCCCTCAGCCGCGGCCAGGAGGCACCCGACCTGGCGCTGCTCACCGACGGCCTGCGCGCCGAGCGCGAGCAGGGCATCACCATCGACGTCGCCTACCGCTACTTCGCCACCCCCCGGCGCCGGTTCGTCCTCGCCGACACCCCCGGGCACGTGCAGTACACCCGCAACATGGTCACCGGCGCCTCCACCGCCGAACTGGCCGTCGTCCTGGTCGACGCCCGCAACGGCGTCGTCGAGCAGACCCGCCGGCACGCCGCCGTCGCCGCCCTGCTGCGGGTGCCGCACGTCGTCCTCGCCGTCAACAAGATGGACCTGGTCGACTACGCGGAGCCGGTCTTCGCCGCCATCGCCGCCGAGTTCACCGCCTACGCCGCCTCCCTCGGCATCGGCGACGTGCTCGCCGTCCCGATCTCCGCACTCGCCGGCGACAACGTGGTCGAGCCCTCCGCGCACATGGACTGGTACGGCGGCCCGACCCTGCTGGAACACCTGGAGACGGTCCCCGTCGGCAGCGACCCGAGCGCCGAACCGACCCGCTTCCCGGTCCAGTACGTGATCCGCCCGCAGACCGAGGAACACCCCGACTACCGCGGCTACGCGGGCCAGCTCGCCTCCGGCGTGCTGCGGGTCGGCGACCCGGTCACCGTGCTGCCCTCCGGCCACACCACCACCGTCACCGGCATCGACGTACTCGGCCGCACCACCGACATCGCCTGGTCCCCCCAGTCGGTCACCGTGCGCCTGGCCCACGACATCGACATCTCCCGCGGCGACCTCATCGCGGCCGGCCCGGCCCCCGTCCCCACCAAGGACATCGAGGCCACCGTCAGCCACCTCAACGAGCGTCCGCTGCGCGCCGGCGACAAGGTGCTGCTCAAGCACACCACCCGCACCGTCCGGGCACTGGTCAAGGAGATCACCTACCGGATCGACATCGACACCCTCGAGCGGCGCTCCGGCGCCGACGGCCTGAACGTCAACGACATCGGCCACGTGGTGCTGCGCACCGCCGAGCCACTGGCCCTCGACGACTACACCGACAACCGCCGGACCGGCTCGTTCCTCCTGATCGACCCGGCCGACGGCACCACCCTCACCGCCGGCATGGCGGGCGAGGCCTTCGCAACCGCCGGCAGCGCCGGCACCGACGACAGCGAACCCGACGAGGAGGACTGGGTCTGA
- the cysD gene encoding sulfate adenylyltransferase subunit CysD, which yields MTTATDSLLRAEDPERNSGAPFALSHLDALEAESVHIFREVAGEFERPVILFSGGKDSIVMLHLALKAFRPAAIPFSLLHVDTGHNFPEVIDYRDRVAAEHNLRLHVASVQDFIDDGRLRERPDGTRNPLQTVPLLDAIEKGRFDAVFGGGRRDEEKARAKERVFSLRDEFGAWDPRRQRPELWSLYNGRHAVGEHVRVFPLSNWTELDVWQYIERESIELPEIYYAHERDVFARGGMWLTAGEWGGPRDDEPVERRLIRYRTVGDMSCTGAVDSDATTIAKVIAEIAASRLTERGATRADDKLSEAAMEDRKREGYF from the coding sequence ATGACCACCGCGACGGACAGCCTGCTCCGCGCCGAGGACCCCGAGCGCAATTCGGGGGCGCCCTTCGCGCTGTCCCACCTGGACGCGCTGGAGGCCGAGTCGGTGCACATCTTCCGCGAGGTCGCGGGGGAGTTCGAGCGCCCGGTGATCCTCTTCTCCGGCGGCAAGGACTCCATCGTCATGCTGCACCTGGCGCTCAAGGCCTTCCGGCCCGCCGCGATCCCGTTCTCGCTGCTGCACGTCGACACCGGCCACAACTTCCCCGAGGTCATCGACTACCGGGACCGGGTGGCCGCCGAGCACAACCTGCGCCTGCACGTCGCCTCGGTACAGGACTTCATCGACGACGGCCGGCTGCGCGAGCGTCCGGACGGCACCCGCAACCCGCTGCAGACCGTCCCGCTGCTCGACGCCATCGAGAAGGGCCGCTTCGACGCCGTCTTCGGCGGCGGCCGCCGCGACGAGGAGAAGGCCCGCGCCAAGGAGCGCGTCTTCTCCCTGCGCGACGAGTTCGGCGCCTGGGACCCGCGCCGCCAGCGCCCCGAGCTGTGGTCGCTCTACAACGGCCGGCACGCCGTCGGCGAACACGTGCGCGTCTTCCCGCTCTCCAACTGGACCGAACTGGACGTCTGGCAGTACATCGAGCGCGAGTCCATCGAACTCCCGGAGATCTACTACGCCCACGAGCGCGACGTCTTCGCCCGCGGCGGCATGTGGCTGACCGCCGGCGAATGGGGCGGCCCCAGGGACGACGAGCCCGTCGAGCGGCGGCTGATCCGCTACCGCACCGTCGGCGACATGTCCTGCACCGGCGCCGTCGACTCCGACGCCACCACCATCGCCAAGGTCATCGCCGAGATCGCCGCCAGCCGCCTCACCGAGCGCGGCGCCACCCGGGCCGACGACAAGCTCTCCGAGGCCGCGATGGAAGACCGCAAGCGCGAGGGATACTTCTAA
- the cysC gene encoding adenylyl-sulfate kinase, translating to MTTADTPAAAGAAEAAPAAGPCERGATVWLTGLPSAGKTTLAFALAGRLRAEGHKVEVLDGDEIREFLSKGLGFSREDRHTNVTRIGFVAEKLAANGVKVLAPVIAPFADSRAAVRERHTANGTAFLEIHVATPVELCAERDVKGLYAKQAAGEISGLTGVDDPYEAPENPELRLQTQGREVADSAAELHVFLTERGLA from the coding sequence GTGACCACAGCCGACACCCCGGCCGCCGCCGGAGCCGCGGAGGCGGCCCCCGCGGCCGGTCCCTGCGAGCGCGGCGCCACTGTGTGGCTGACCGGGCTCCCGAGCGCGGGCAAGACCACGCTGGCCTTCGCCCTGGCCGGGCGGCTGCGCGCCGAGGGCCACAAGGTCGAGGTCCTGGACGGCGACGAGATCCGCGAGTTCCTCTCCAAGGGACTCGGCTTCAGCCGCGAGGACCGCCACACCAACGTCACCCGGATCGGCTTCGTCGCCGAGAAGCTCGCCGCCAACGGCGTCAAGGTGCTCGCCCCGGTGATCGCCCCGTTCGCGGACTCCCGCGCGGCGGTCCGCGAACGGCACACCGCCAACGGCACCGCGTTCCTGGAGATCCACGTCGCCACCCCGGTCGAGCTCTGCGCCGAGCGCGACGTCAAGGGGCTGTACGCGAAGCAGGCGGCCGGCGAGATCTCCGGCCTGACCGGCGTCGACGACCCGTACGAGGCCCCCGAGAACCCGGAGCTGCGGCTGCAGACCCAGGGCCGCGAGGTGGCCGACTCCGCCGCCGAACTGCACGTCTTCCTGACCGAGAGGGGCCTGGCATGA
- a CDS encoding phosphoadenylyl-sulfate reductase, which translates to MTGTTTDFEELATRAGRELEEAEPQEILRWAADTFGKRFCVTSSMEDAVVAHLASSVFPGVDVVFLDTGYHFPETIGTRDAVAATMPVNVITLTPALTVAEQDAAYGQELHDRDPDRCCALRKVEPLNRGLGGYDAWATGLRRDESPTRANTPVVSWDPRRGKVKIAPIARWTQEDVDAYVNANGVLLNPLLWEGYTSIGCSPLSCTRKPGEGEDARSGRWSGSGKTECGIHL; encoded by the coding sequence GTGACCGGCACGACGACTGACTTCGAGGAGCTGGCCACCAGGGCCGGCCGCGAGCTGGAGGAGGCCGAGCCGCAGGAGATCCTGCGCTGGGCCGCCGACACCTTCGGCAAGCGCTTCTGCGTCACCTCCTCGATGGAGGACGCGGTCGTCGCCCACCTGGCCTCCTCGGTGTTCCCCGGGGTGGACGTGGTGTTCCTGGACACCGGCTACCACTTCCCGGAGACCATCGGCACCCGGGACGCGGTGGCCGCGACCATGCCGGTCAACGTCATCACGCTCACCCCGGCGCTGACCGTGGCCGAGCAGGACGCCGCGTACGGGCAGGAGCTGCACGACCGCGACCCGGACCGGTGCTGCGCGCTGCGGAAGGTCGAGCCGCTCAACCGCGGCCTCGGCGGCTACGACGCCTGGGCCACCGGACTGCGCCGCGACGAGTCGCCGACCCGCGCGAACACCCCGGTGGTCTCCTGGGACCCCAGGCGTGGCAAGGTCAAGATCGCCCCGATCGCCCGCTGGACGCAGGAGGACGTGGACGCCTACGTCAACGCCAACGGCGTGCTGCTCAACCCGCTGCTGTGGGAGGGCTACACCTCGATCGGCTGCTCGCCGCTCTCCTGCACCCGCAAGCCGGGCGAGGGCGAGGACGCCAGGTCGGGCCGCTGGTCCGGCTCCGGCAAGACCGAGTGCGGCATCCACCTCTAG